The proteins below come from a single Rickettsiales bacterium genomic window:
- the lpdA gene encoding dihydrolipoyl dehydrogenase yields the protein MSDNSFDVVIIGGGPGGYVAAIRSAQLGMKTAVVEREHLGGICLNWGCIPTKALLRSSEVGHLLNHAADYGFSVGKVSFDLEAVVKRSRGVAAQLSNGVKGLLKKNKVTVFDAYGKLAGKGKVALEKDGNKTGELTAKHIILATGARARTLPGLEPDGKLVWTYKEAMVPDVMPKSLLVVGSGAIGIEFASFYRNMGAEVTVVEVMDRILPVEDEDISKIAHKQFEKQGMKIMTKATVKALKKGKNNVTATVEVDGKSSDITVDRVILAVGIVGNTENLGLEGTKVKVEKTHIVVDKWCATGEPGVYAIGDLVGAPWLAHKASHEGVICVEKIAGQKDVHPLNTKNIPGCTYCMPQVASVGLTEKAAKDAGYQVKVGKFPFIGNGKAIALGEPDGLVKTVFDAKTGELLGAHMVGAEVTEMIQGYVVAKTMEGTEADLMHTVFPHPTISEAMHESVLDAYGKVIHM from the coding sequence ATGAGCGACAATAGCTTTGACGTAGTGATTATCGGCGGCGGGCCGGGTGGTTATGTAGCGGCGATCCGTTCGGCGCAGCTCGGCATGAAGACGGCCGTAGTGGAACGCGAGCATCTGGGCGGCATCTGCCTTAACTGGGGCTGCATCCCAACCAAGGCGCTGCTACGCTCTTCGGAAGTCGGCCACCTGCTGAATCACGCCGCAGATTACGGCTTCAGCGTCGGCAAAGTGTCGTTCGACCTCGAAGCGGTGGTCAAGCGCTCCCGCGGAGTTGCCGCTCAATTATCGAACGGTGTCAAAGGCTTGCTCAAGAAGAACAAAGTTACCGTATTCGACGCTTACGGCAAACTCGCCGGCAAAGGCAAAGTGGCGCTGGAGAAAGACGGCAACAAAACCGGCGAACTGACTGCAAAGCACATTATTCTGGCAACCGGCGCACGCGCACGCACCCTGCCGGGCTTAGAGCCGGACGGCAAGCTCGTCTGGACCTATAAAGAAGCCATGGTGCCGGATGTGATGCCGAAATCCCTGCTCGTGGTCGGCTCCGGCGCGATCGGTATCGAGTTCGCCAGCTTCTATCGTAACATGGGCGCGGAAGTGACCGTTGTGGAAGTGATGGACCGCATCCTGCCCGTGGAAGATGAAGATATTTCCAAGATCGCCCACAAGCAGTTCGAAAAGCAGGGCATGAAGATCATGACCAAAGCGACCGTAAAGGCGCTGAAGAAGGGCAAGAACAATGTCACCGCTACGGTGGAAGTGGACGGCAAGAGCTCCGACATCACTGTAGACCGCGTGATCCTAGCGGTCGGCATCGTGGGCAACACGGAAAATCTCGGGCTGGAAGGCACGAAGGTAAAAGTGGAAAAGACGCATATCGTGGTCGATAAATGGTGCGCGACCGGTGAGCCGGGCGTGTACGCAATCGGTGACCTCGTCGGTGCGCCATGGCTTGCACACAAGGCGTCGCATGAAGGCGTGATCTGCGTGGAAAAGATCGCAGGCCAGAAAGATGTCCATCCGCTCAACACGAAAAACATCCCGGGCTGCACTTACTGCATGCCGCAGGTGGCAAGTGTCGGCCTGACCGAAAAAGCCGCCAAGGACGCTGGTTATCAGGTGAAAGTGGGTAAGTTCCCGTTCATCGGCAACGGCAAGGCAATCGCACTGGGCGAACCGGATGGGCTTGTCAAAACCGTATTCGATGCGAAAACAGGCGAACTGCTCGGTGCGCATATGGTCGGCGCGGAAGTGACGGAAATGATTCAGGGCTACGTGGTCGCCAAGACCATGGAAGGCACGGAAGCCGATCTCATGCACACAGTCTTCCCGCACCCGACCATCTCCGAAGCAATGCACGAATCCGTGCTGGACGCTTACGGCAAAGTGATCCACATGTAA
- the dnaK gene encoding molecular chaperone DnaK yields the protein MSKVIGIDLGTTNSCVAIMEGKNVRVIENSDDGLRTTPSIVAFTEGGEMLVGNTAKRQAVTNSGDTIFAVKRLIGRTFDDPTTQKDIKLVPYKITKADNGDAWVEAKGKKYSPSQISAFILTKMKETAESYLGEKVTQAVITVPAYFNDAQRQATKDAGKIAGLDVLRIINEPTAAALAYGLDKVDGKAKNIAVYDLGGGTFDVSILEIGDGVFEVKATNGDTFLGGEDFDMRILDFLADEFKKESGIDLRKDKLALQRLKEAAEKAKIELSATTQTEVNLPFITADASGPKHLNVKLNRAKLEALVDDLVQKTVGPCKAALKDAGLSTSEIDEVILVGGMTRMPKITEVVKSLFGRDPHKGVNPDEVVAMGAAIQAGVLKGEVKDVLLLDVTPLSLGIETMGGIFTRIIDRNTTIPTKKSQVFSTADDNQTAVTIRVSQGERELAADNKMLGQFDLVGIPPAPRGMPQIEVTFDIDANGIVNVSAKDKATGKEQQIRIQASGGLSEADIQKMVKDAEANAEEDKKRRANIEAKNHAESMVHSVEKNLKEHGDKIPSSDKEQIERDVEALKKALESEDTDEINTKLQTLTESSMKLGEALYKAQQAEGAAAPGGQAGTEDATATGGSNEGVVDAEFEEIDENKKK from the coding sequence ATGAGCAAAGTCATAGGGATAGATCTTGGAACCACGAACTCGTGCGTCGCCATCATGGAAGGCAAGAACGTGCGCGTGATCGAAAATTCGGATGACGGGCTGCGCACCACCCCGTCCATCGTTGCCTTTACCGAAGGCGGCGAAATGCTGGTCGGCAACACGGCAAAACGCCAGGCCGTGACCAATTCCGGCGATACGATTTTCGCGGTAAAGCGCCTGATCGGCCGCACGTTCGACGATCCGACCACGCAGAAAGACATCAAACTCGTTCCTTATAAGATTACCAAAGCCGACAATGGCGACGCCTGGGTGGAAGCTAAAGGCAAGAAATACAGCCCCAGCCAGATCAGCGCCTTCATCCTCACCAAGATGAAGGAAACCGCTGAAAGCTACCTCGGCGAAAAAGTGACGCAGGCCGTCATCACGGTTCCCGCTTACTTCAACGACGCCCAGCGTCAGGCCACCAAGGACGCAGGCAAGATCGCAGGGCTTGACGTGCTGCGTATCATCAACGAGCCGACCGCTGCCGCGCTTGCTTACGGTCTCGACAAGGTAGACGGTAAAGCCAAGAACATCGCCGTATATGACTTGGGCGGCGGTACGTTCGACGTATCCATCCTTGAAATCGGCGACGGCGTATTCGAAGTGAAAGCCACCAACGGTGACACATTCCTGGGCGGTGAAGACTTCGACATGCGCATCCTGGATTTCCTCGCTGACGAATTCAAAAAGGAATCCGGCATCGACCTGCGCAAGGACAAGCTCGCACTGCAGCGCCTGAAAGAAGCTGCGGAAAAAGCGAAGATCGAACTCTCCGCCACCACACAGACTGAAGTGAACCTGCCCTTCATCACGGCGGATGCAAGCGGTCCGAAGCACTTGAACGTGAAGCTGAACCGCGCGAAGCTGGAAGCCCTCGTAGACGATCTGGTCCAGAAGACCGTCGGTCCCTGCAAAGCCGCACTGAAAGATGCCGGCCTTTCCACTTCGGAAATCGACGAAGTGATCCTGGTAGGCGGTATGACCCGTATGCCCAAGATCACGGAAGTCGTGAAGTCGCTCTTCGGCCGCGATCCGCATAAAGGTGTGAACCCGGACGAAGTTGTGGCCATGGGCGCTGCGATCCAGGCTGGCGTACTTAAAGGCGAAGTGAAAGACGTGCTGCTGCTCGACGTGACCCCGCTGTCGCTCGGCATCGAAACGATGGGCGGTATCTTCACGCGCATCATCGACCGCAACACCACCATCCCGACCAAAAAGAGCCAGGTCTTCTCGACCGCGGACGACAACCAGACCGCCGTTACCATCCGCGTTTCGCAGGGTGAGCGCGAGCTGGCTGCCGACAATAAAATGCTCGGCCAGTTCGACCTCGTAGGCATTCCGCCCGCTCCGCGCGGCATGCCGCAGATCGAAGTGACCTTCGATATCGATGCGAACGGCATCGTCAACGTATCCGCGAAGGATAAGGCAACCGGTAAGGAACAGCAGATCCGTATCCAGGCTTCCGGCGGTCTGTCCGAAGCAGACATCCAGAAAATGGTGAAAGACGCTGAGGCGAATGCTGAAGAAGATAAGAAGCGCCGCGCCAATATCGAAGCCAAGAACCACGCTGAAAGCATGGTGCACTCGGTGGAGAAGAACCTTAAGGAACATGGCGACAAAATCCCGTCTTCCGACAAGGAGCAGATCGAACGTGATGTAGAAGCGCTGAAGAAAGCCCTCGAAAGCGAAGACACGGACGAGATCAACACGAAGCTCCAGACGCTCACGGAATCTTCCATGAAGCTCGGCGAAGCGCTCTACAAAGCGCAGCAGGCTGAAGGGGCAGCAGCTCCGGGCGGACAGGCTGGCACCGAAGATGCGACCGCGACCGGCGGCAGCAACGAAGGGGTTGTCGATGCTGAGTTCGAAGAAATCGACGAGAACAAGAAAAAATAA
- a CDS encoding sensor histidine kinase KdpD codes for MQTSDTDSHHDAASRETAPTRGKLKIFFGACAGVGKTYAMLSAGHQRLREGVDVLASMVETHGRPELIKLLEGMPMIPSLEREYMNVTQQEFDLDVALLRKPAVLLLDELAHANMYGARHLKRWSDIEELLDAGIDVYSTLSVQHLESLNDLVASTTGVWEKETVPDSIFDKAEDIVLIDINADELLKRLEEGKVHVSALAAKNNFFKKSNVIALRELALHRTAERVDAQMDAYKSREGLKDIVPVADKVIVCIGHDHLSEKLIRSAKRMAASLRAPWTAVYVENARHYRLSDEGKKAVENHLRMAERLGGKTLILQGTNAVDEIITYALENGITKIVIGKTGRSRWHDFIVGSLADKVIQRSGYIDVYVVTGEAPEESGLRSTSDLLEFKPKLYTQSLAIFAACTALGILLRPYIPLEDQMVIYLIGNILVSAGLGRGPSILYAILSAFFFDFFFTRSFEIDLTSQTLWMTMIVMLVTSLVINSYASRLRLQAKFARKRERNTQLLYAFAREIAVTRGYEGISEVTARHIDDMIGAEILVALPDRDRHLQLIRGELQQRDEIKEAGLMQWCFDNAKIAGLGTDTMPSAETLYVPLFTSEKKLGVLGLTPKGADKKFTPEQVSLAETFASLLASAVERVNTSVEAERLSVDAESEKLRNMLLNSVSHDLRSPLASITEASGAIIMDEGKLAREEIRDLAGSINQEASRLSRIITNLLDVMSLESGSLHLDKQPHSVEAMVKATLERLASVLTQHQVELHADPDLPMVVVDAGMIEQVIGNLLENAVKYTPLESKIEIRIGKVENDILVSIEDNGPGIPLNDERRIFDKFYTASRTSAGKGTGLGLAICQGIIAAHKGRIWAENRSEGGAVFNFTLPIPR; via the coding sequence ATGCAAACATCCGATACAGATTCTCATCACGATGCCGCCTCCCGTGAAACCGCTCCTACACGCGGCAAGCTGAAGATATTCTTCGGTGCTTGTGCGGGCGTGGGCAAGACTTATGCCATGCTATCCGCGGGCCATCAGCGCCTGCGCGAAGGGGTGGACGTGCTGGCAAGCATGGTTGAGACGCACGGTCGCCCGGAACTCATCAAGCTGCTCGAAGGCATGCCGATGATTCCGTCGCTGGAACGCGAATATATGAACGTGACGCAACAGGAGTTCGACCTGGACGTGGCGCTGCTGCGCAAACCCGCCGTTCTGCTGCTGGATGAGCTGGCGCATGCGAATATGTATGGCGCGCGCCACCTGAAGCGCTGGAGCGATATTGAAGAATTACTGGATGCCGGTATCGACGTTTACAGCACCCTGAGCGTTCAGCATCTGGAAAGCCTGAACGATCTGGTGGCAAGCACCACAGGCGTATGGGAAAAGGAAACCGTACCGGATTCCATCTTCGATAAGGCGGAAGATATCGTCCTGATCGATATCAATGCGGATGAGCTTCTGAAGCGGTTGGAGGAAGGCAAGGTGCATGTGAGTGCGCTTGCAGCCAAGAATAACTTCTTCAAGAAGAGCAATGTCATCGCGCTGCGCGAACTGGCCCTGCACCGCACCGCAGAGCGTGTGGATGCGCAGATGGATGCCTATAAGAGCCGCGAGGGGCTGAAAGACATCGTTCCCGTGGCCGACAAAGTCATCGTCTGCATTGGCCACGACCACCTCTCGGAAAAGCTGATTCGTTCCGCCAAGCGCATGGCGGCATCGCTCCGCGCCCCCTGGACAGCCGTTTATGTGGAAAATGCCCGCCATTACCGTCTGAGCGACGAAGGCAAAAAAGCCGTGGAAAACCACCTTCGCATGGCGGAACGCCTGGGCGGTAAGACGCTGATCCTGCAAGGCACGAACGCCGTGGATGAAATCATTACCTATGCGCTTGAGAATGGCATTACGAAAATCGTGATCGGCAAGACGGGACGCTCGCGCTGGCATGACTTCATCGTCGGCTCGCTTGCCGACAAGGTGATCCAGCGCAGCGGCTATATCGACGTCTATGTCGTGACAGGTGAAGCGCCGGAAGAAAGCGGACTGCGCAGCACGAGCGACCTGCTGGAATTCAAGCCCAAGCTCTATACGCAGAGCCTGGCGATCTTTGCCGCCTGCACGGCACTGGGCATTCTCCTGCGCCCCTATATTCCCCTCGAAGACCAGATGGTCATTTATCTGATCGGCAATATATTGGTTTCGGCAGGGCTGGGGCGCGGCCCCTCTATTTTATATGCTATCTTAAGCGCATTTTTCTTCGATTTCTTTTTCACGCGCTCTTTCGAGATAGACCTCACAAGCCAGACCCTGTGGATGACCATGATCGTCATGCTGGTCACAAGCCTTGTCATCAACTCTTATGCTTCCCGCCTGCGCCTGCAGGCTAAATTTGCGCGCAAACGTGAGCGTAACACGCAGCTTCTTTATGCCTTTGCGCGTGAAATTGCCGTAACGCGCGGTTATGAAGGCATCAGCGAAGTCACCGCAAGGCATATCGACGATATGATCGGCGCGGAGATTCTCGTGGCGCTGCCCGACAGGGACCGCCATCTCCAGCTTATCCGCGGTGAGTTGCAGCAGCGTGACGAGATCAAGGAAGCCGGATTGATGCAATGGTGTTTCGACAACGCCAAAATCGCAGGACTGGGAACGGATACGATGCCGAGCGCTGAAACGCTCTACGTTCCGCTATTCACCTCTGAAAAGAAACTTGGCGTACTGGGCCTTACCCCTAAGGGAGCGGATAAGAAATTCACCCCTGAACAGGTTTCGCTGGCGGAAACCTTTGCAAGCCTGCTTGCTTCAGCCGTCGAGCGCGTGAATACCTCTGTGGAAGCAGAGCGCCTGAGTGTGGATGCTGAAAGCGAAAAATTGCGCAATATGCTGCTGAACTCCGTTTCGCACGATCTGCGCTCTCCGCTGGCTTCTATCACGGAAGCCTCCGGCGCCATTATCATGGATGAGGGCAAGCTTGCGCGCGAGGAAATACGCGACCTTGCAGGCTCCATCAATCAGGAGGCAAGCCGCCTTTCACGCATCATTACAAACCTACTGGACGTCATGAGCCTGGAATCCGGCTCACTGCATCTGGACAAACAGCCCCACTCGGTTGAGGCCATGGTAAAGGCAACGCTGGAACGCCTTGCCAGCGTGCTTACGCAGCATCAGGTCGAACTCCATGCCGATCCGGATCTCCCGATGGTGGTGGTCGATGCCGGAATGATCGAACAGGTGATAGGCAACCTGCTCGAGAACGCCGTGAAATATACACCGCTGGAGAGCAAAATCGAAATCAGGATCGGTAAAGTCGAAAACGATATTCTGGTGAGTATTGAGGATAACGGCCCCGGCATTCCGCTCAATGATGAGAGACGCATCTTTGATAAATTCTACACGGCAAGCCGCACGAGTGCTGGAAAGGGTACAGGGCTCGGCCTGGCCATCTGCCAGGGTATCATCGCCGCCCATAAAGGCCGCATCTGGGCCGAAAATCGCTCCGAAGGCGGCGCCGTCTTCAACTTTACATTGCCCATCCCGCGTTAA
- the mreC gene encoding rod shape-determining protein MreC yields the protein MKHNYFQTSVLTINYRPIIARLAVMSMLIASIWLVSQSKNHSDFERHVRMGLADVLAPAVNVLAKPLDTMAAAGAWVQETIHLRDENATLRYENARLREAYSSALQIKTENERLRALLKFAPVGKQTYTSARVAVDAGGLYSRSVLITSGTDNGVQQDSAVINDKGMVGRVIEAGDKTSRVLLLTDINSRIPVMAEGSREHAIVAGDDSDTLSLLYLPENSKLKVGEKIVTSSDGALLAPGLPIGIVTAISKDKVTVKPYVDWYRLEYISVINF from the coding sequence GTGAAGCATAACTATTTCCAGACCAGCGTACTGACGATAAATTACCGGCCTATCATTGCCCGTCTGGCGGTTATGTCGATGCTTATCGCTTCCATCTGGCTGGTTTCCCAGAGCAAGAATCACAGTGATTTCGAGCGCCATGTCCGCATGGGGCTGGCCGACGTGCTTGCGCCTGCGGTCAACGTGCTGGCCAAGCCGCTGGATACCATGGCGGCTGCGGGGGCATGGGTGCAGGAAACGATTCACTTGCGGGATGAGAACGCTACGCTGCGTTATGAAAATGCCCGCCTGCGCGAAGCTTATTCTTCCGCATTGCAGATCAAGACGGAAAATGAACGCCTGAGAGCATTGCTCAAATTTGCTCCTGTAGGCAAGCAGACTTATACCTCCGCCCGGGTGGCAGTGGATGCGGGCGGACTTTATTCCCGCTCCGTGCTTATTACTTCCGGTACGGATAACGGCGTGCAGCAGGATTCCGCTGTCATCAATGACAAAGGTATGGTGGGCCGCGTGATCGAAGCCGGGGATAAAACCTCCCGTGTGCTGCTGCTGACGGATATCAACTCACGTATCCCGGTCATGGCGGAAGGCTCGCGCGAACATGCTATCGTGGCAGGGGACGACAGCGACACGCTCTCCCTGCTTTACCTGCCGGAAAACAGCAAGCTTAAAGTGGGCGAGAAGATCGTCACTTCCAGCGACGGCGCGTTGCTGGCTCCGGGGCTTCCCATCGGTATCGTGACTGCTATTTCCAAAGACAAGGTCACCGTTAAGCCGTATGTGGATTGGTACCGGCTTGAATATATCAGCGTCATAAATTTCTAA